From Ammoniphilus oxalaticus:
CCAGCTCCACGTCTGACGGTTAAAATTCCGATGAGAGGTCCAGCGGTTAATGTTTGCTGATGCTGGGCCACCTTGATCTTGGTGGAAAATGAATTGTATTTAGGAGGCGATGAGGAGAGCGCCAGTTCCCTTCCCTTCTCTTTTCTTCCTAGGTGAACCATCTTATTTTGTTTAACAAGTTTTTTAAGTGTTGAAACCGGAACGTGGAGCGTCCATTGATTGGCGGATGGTTGGAAAGAGAGGGTTGTTGTTCGGATCTGATTCAAATGTAACACGCTCCTATTTATTAGTTGAAATTGGCTAAATACCGACTGTAATCTACGATTAGATTAATTGATTTCTTATCGGCTTCCCTTAATCCATCATGTCTAAAGACCGAACGACCTGGTCGTGAATTTGCTTCAAACATCCAAATATGCCCTGTTTCATCAATGCCAAGGTCAAAGCCGAGTTCACCAATGTTTTGCTGTACTCTCGATTCTATCGCTTCGGCTAATCGAACCGCCGTGTCTTTCAGCGCCGCTTCCATTTCTTTGGCGCGATGTTGGAAGACTCGTTGCAATAAATCTTCTCCTGAAATAACCGTGCCGCCTGTGCGCACATGGGTCGTGACACTCCCTTGACCCGCGATCTTTGCGGCAATTGCGGCAACAACCCATTCGTTTTTACTATTTTTATGAGCATGCACGCGAAAATCCAGCGGTCTGCCATTGTACTTAATAAGTCGGATTCCTTGTTGGGCTAAATAGGAGCCGAATCTGGAACGGGGGATGCGTTCTTGGAGCAAAGGGGCTAAAGTGCGATAACGTCTAACGACGTTTTGACCTTTTTGGTTATACCGACAGAAAAAGCCGTTGCCGGGTCTATAAAAAATTTTAATAATCCCTAAACCTAAGCTGCCGCTGCCGGGTTTTAGATAGACCATACCGTATTTTTGCAGCATGTTTTCTATTCGGCTGACAGTAGGAGCAATGTGTGTTTCAGGCATATGTTTCGTTGCGAAAAGATGACCTTGCAGTCGTTGATGAATCGACCATTTATTAAAAAATGTTGGATTAAACATCGAGCAATTAGATAGCGCGTTCATCTTTTCTTTAAATAGTTTTACGGAGCGTGATTGCTCTGAGCTACGATTAGGGATTCGATTATAAATCACATCAGGAAAGGGTACAGGGGCTTGCTGCCAATGAACCCGATTATTTGTTTCCACAAGGAAATATCCGCGCGCGGTTTTGGTTTCCCAATCTACGCTTCCGGGCGTAAATAAAAAATAATACATTCCCGCGCCTCGCTGCGCGGATAACAGGTGTCGGAAGAACGAGGCGCGTTGACTAACGAGCCGATTTCCGACTAGACTAACTCCAGTTGTTAAGATTCCAAC
This genomic window contains:
- a CDS encoding YheC/YheD family protein, with protein sequence MESKRSRVQFLKKDYPGIVISHTLCRELGIENRKQVYVQLGQRKVLTRLLKAKQGERDIWFPPTLRKELVVPFSGQMHVKFEGDTIRIGPLVGILTTGVSLVGNRLVSQRASFFRHLLSAQRGAGMYYFLFTPGSVDWETKTARGYFLVETNNRVHWQQAPVPFPDVIYNRIPNRSSEQSRSVKLFKEKMNALSNCSMFNPTFFNKWSIHQRLQGHLFATKHMPETHIAPTVSRIENMLQKYGMVYLKPGSGSLGLGIIKIFYRPGNGFFCRYNQKGQNVVRRYRTLAPLLQERIPRSRFGSYLAQQGIRLIKYNGRPLDFRVHAHKNSKNEWVVAAIAAKIAGQGSVTTHVRTGGTVISGEDLLQRVFQHRAKEMEAALKDTAVRLAEAIESRVQQNIGELGFDLGIDETGHIWMFEANSRPGRSVFRHDGLREADKKSINLIVDYSRYLANFN